In Melopsittacus undulatus isolate bMelUnd1 chromosome 6, bMelUnd1.mat.Z, whole genome shotgun sequence, the following proteins share a genomic window:
- the PGK1 gene encoding phosphoglycerate kinase 1, giving the protein MSLSNKLTLDKVDVKGKRVVMRVDFNVPMKDHKITNNQRIKAAVPTIKHCLDHGAKSVVLMSHLGRPDGVPMPEKFSLAPVAVELKALLGREVLFLKDCVGPEVEAACANPAAGSVILLENLRFHVEEEGKGKDASGNKIKADSAKVEAFRSSLSKLGDVYVNDAFGTAHRAHSSMVGVNLPQKAAGFLMKKELDYFAKALESPERPFLAILGGAKVQDKIQLISNMLDKVNEMIIGGGMAFTFLKVINNMEIGNSLFDEEGSKIVKDLMAKAEKNGVKITLPVDFVTANKFDENAQTGEATVASGIPAGWMGLDCGPESVKKFVEVVGRAKQIVWNGPVGVFEWDKFAKGTKALMDKVVEVTGKGSITIIGGGDTATCCAKWNTEDKVSHVSTGGGASLELLEGKVLPGVDALSNV; this is encoded by the exons ATGTCTCTTTCCAACAAGCTCACGCTCGACAAGGTGGACGTGAAGGGGAAACGGGTCGTCATGAG ggTTGATTTCAATGTTCCAATGAAGGATCACAAAATAACCAACAATCAAAG AATTAAGGCTGCTGTTCCTACCATCAAGCACTGCTTGGATCATGGAGCTAAGTCAGTGGTTTTGATGAGTCACCTAGGTCGTCCGGATGGTGTTCCTATGCCTGAGAAGTTCTCCTTGGCACCAGTAGCTGTGGAGCTTAAAGCACTCCTGGGCAG GGAGGTCTTATTCCTGAAGGACTGTGTTGGTCCTGAGGTGGAGGCAGCCTGTGCTAATCCTGCAGCTGGTTCTGTCATCCTGCTAGAGAACCTCCGATTCCATGtagaagaagagggaaaagggaaggatgCATCAGGGAACAAG atCAAGGCTGATTCTGCAAAAGTGGAGGCTTTCAGATCCTCTCTTTCTAAATTGGGAGATGTCTATGTCAATGATGCTTTTGGAACTGCCCACCGAGCTCACAG CTCCATGGTAGGTGTCAACCTGCCTCAGAAGGCTGCTGGCTTCCTGATGAAGAAGGAACTGGATTATTTTGCTAAGGCCCTGGAGAGTCCAGAGAGACCCTTCTTAGCAATTCTTGGAGG AGCCAAAGTTCAGGATAAGATCCAGCTGATCAGTAACATGTTGGATAAGGTCAATGAGATGATTATTGGTGGTGGAATGGCATTCACCTTCCTCAAAGTGATCAACAACATGGAG ATTGGCAACTCTCTGTTTGATGAAGAGGGATCAAAAATTGTCAAGGACCTGATGGCCAAAGCAGAGAAGAATGGTGTGAAGATTACTCTGCCTGTTGACTTCGTCACTGCAAACAAATTTGATGAGAATGCACAGACTGGGGAAGCCACAGTGGCCTCAGGCATTCCTGCTGGCTGGATG GGCTTGGACTGCGGCCCTGAAAGTGTGAAGAAGTTTGTTGAAGTTGTGGGAAGGGCCAAGCAGATTGTGTGGAATGGTCCAGTCGGTGTCTTTGAGTGGGACAAGTTTGCCAAAGGAACCAAAGCCCTGATGGACAAAGTGGTAGAAGTAACTGGAAAGGGCAGCATCACCATTATTG GTGGTGGAGATACAGCCACTTGCTGTGCAAAGTGGAACACTGAGGATAAAGTTAGCCATGTCAGCACAGGAGGTGGTGCCAGCCTGGAACTGCTAGAGG GTAAGGTTCTTCCTGGAGTGGATGCCTTGAGCAACGTGTAG